In the genome of Hymenobacter taeanensis, one region contains:
- a CDS encoding family 43 glycosylhydrolase has product MLSQLRNKVKLLLILGFLLLIGHSSLALQGMTGIHDPSTIIKRNGVYHTWGTGDQIYHLTSTDMVHWQTAPTVFAAGTWPGWINNYVSDFKGFFWAPECIYRNGKYYMYYSCSTGQRPCAIGLATSTDLTTWTDQGMVVYSDNSTVYGSIDPAVFDDANGRFWMVFGSHLTGIWSIELDPATGKRLNNVAKNLAGSGQSEHEAAYMMQHGGYYYLFYNRGTCCAGINSTYYVQMGRSTSPDGPFVDKNGVDLLAGGGTDFLARDDNNNARFDSHYGPGHVGLLSENGVNFLSFHYYDGFHNGTPALGISNLSWDSNGWPAVTHDWLPSATYTITSPTSGKVWAYAGCNIDVTARQPLLQTTAVPGQDCQQWRLRSTGNGVYIIGSSSQGINVDVIDCNEAAGTALSIRAASPFTCQRFWVERAADGSYVLSYIYGNRVIGVPNASTTDGTVLQLLDYTGEANQRWTITPVSTVTAARSAHEAQIQLFPNPTRDGNFSVQLPAGTAATIMVTDMGGRVVYHRELSGRGSAEIITGLGAGAYVVQVKTAAGITTRKLLML; this is encoded by the coding sequence ATGCTATCACAGTTACGTAACAAGGTCAAACTGCTCCTTATTCTAGGGTTTCTGCTGCTAATAGGCCATTCCTCCTTGGCCTTGCAGGGTATGACTGGTATTCACGACCCCTCTACCATTATTAAGCGCAACGGGGTGTACCATACCTGGGGCACCGGTGACCAGATCTACCATCTTACCTCCACGGATATGGTACACTGGCAAACGGCTCCTACGGTGTTTGCCGCCGGCACCTGGCCAGGCTGGATTAACAACTATGTGTCTGATTTTAAGGGTTTCTTTTGGGCGCCTGAGTGTATTTATCGGAACGGCAAGTACTACATGTACTATTCCTGCTCAACGGGGCAGCGACCCTGCGCTATAGGCCTAGCAACCAGCACAGACCTCACCACCTGGACGGACCAAGGCATGGTAGTGTACTCCGACAACAGCACCGTGTATGGCAGCATTGACCCCGCCGTGTTTGATGATGCCAATGGTCGGTTTTGGATGGTATTTGGCTCGCACCTAACCGGTATCTGGAGCATCGAGCTGGACCCCGCTACTGGCAAGCGGCTTAACAATGTGGCGAAGAATCTAGCGGGTAGTGGGCAGTCAGAGCATGAAGCGGCCTATATGATGCAGCATGGCGGCTACTATTACTTGTTTTACAATCGGGGTACTTGCTGCGCGGGCATCAACAGCACCTATTACGTGCAAATGGGGCGCTCTACAAGTCCTGACGGCCCCTTTGTTGACAAAAACGGCGTTGATCTGCTGGCAGGCGGCGGCACCGATTTCCTGGCCCGAGATGATAATAACAACGCCCGGTTTGATAGCCATTACGGCCCAGGCCATGTGGGTCTATTGTCCGAAAATGGCGTCAATTTTCTTTCGTTTCACTACTATGATGGTTTCCACAACGGAACTCCTGCGCTGGGAATCAGTAACCTTAGTTGGGATTCCAACGGCTGGCCTGCTGTCACCCATGACTGGCTGCCGAGTGCTACCTATACTATTACTAGCCCCACTAGCGGTAAGGTGTGGGCCTACGCTGGGTGTAATATTGATGTAACAGCTAGGCAACCCTTACTACAAACCACGGCTGTTCCCGGTCAGGACTGCCAGCAGTGGAGACTTCGTTCTACAGGCAACGGCGTTTATATCATTGGCTCCTCATCACAGGGCATTAATGTCGATGTGATTGACTGCAATGAAGCAGCTGGTACAGCCTTGAGCATACGGGCTGCTTCCCCTTTCACCTGCCAGCGATTTTGGGTAGAACGTGCGGCTGATGGTTCGTACGTGCTATCATATATCTACGGCAACCGGGTAATTGGAGTACCCAATGCTTCTACTACCGACGGAACAGTGCTACAGTTGTTGGACTATACCGGCGAAGCAAACCAGCGCTGGACTATTACTCCCGTGAGCACAGTTACGGCTGCCCGCTCAGCTCATGAGGCTCAGATTCAGCTTTTCCCTAACCCTACGCGGGATGGGAATTTCTCGGTGCAACTACCCGCCGGCACTGCTGCTACCATCATGGTCACGGACATGGGCGGTCGGGTTGTATATCACCGCGAGCTATCCGGCCGTGGCAGCGCAGAAATTATAACAGGCCTAGGAGCAGGAGCTTATGTGGTGCAGGTAAAAACGGCAGCTGGTATCACCACCCGCAAGCTTCTCATGCTCTAA
- a CDS encoding NPCBM/NEW2 domain-containing protein, with the protein MKKRHTTLLSGLLSLTAALAFAQKAPINSDFHQWAITPPMGWNSWDCYGPTVTEAEVKANADYMAANLKSNGWEYVVVDIRWYVGNDTAHGYNEKNPEWNIDEYGRFVPAPNRFPSAAGGKGFKPLADYMHAKGLKFGIHIMRGVPVIAVQRKLPIFGSKASAADIYSKEGQAGWLHDMYTVVAGRAGAQEYYNSLFKLYASWGVDFVKVDDLSSPYHKPEVEMIRKAIDLSGRKIVLSTSPGETPIAEAKHVQANANMWRTVGDFWDSWEQLKEHFDVCNRWAPFIRPGAFPDADMLPLGHLGIRAERGDDRMTRFSHDEQFTLMSLWSIFRSPLMFGGDLPSNDAFTLSLLTNKAVLAMHHNSTNNRQLFRRDNLIAWTADDPKTGDKFLGLFNAQDQELAPANEAAWASNIITRQTPGQIQSVDVDITGATKLYLNVRDGGDDIAWDHADWLNPVLSNGSQTVPLSALPWKSASAGWGKVTANKSVSGADLLVAGKTYEQGIGTHSNSLIEYDLPAGFTRFRATAGLDNAGAAQNTGGTLQFLVYTKNPLRPMPADSAKIFVTLAQLGLSGPCTVHDLWTGKQLGQVTGNFAPYVRRHGAKLYRISTRGTATAK; encoded by the coding sequence GTGAAAAAACGACATACCACCTTACTAAGCGGATTGCTGAGTTTAACTGCAGCCCTGGCTTTCGCTCAAAAAGCACCCATTAATTCTGACTTCCACCAGTGGGCCATTACGCCGCCCATGGGCTGGAATAGCTGGGACTGCTACGGCCCCACCGTCACGGAAGCCGAGGTAAAAGCCAACGCCGACTACATGGCTGCCAACCTTAAAAGTAATGGCTGGGAGTACGTGGTGGTGGATATCCGGTGGTATGTAGGCAACGACACCGCCCATGGCTACAACGAGAAGAACCCCGAGTGGAATATTGACGAGTATGGACGTTTTGTGCCGGCCCCAAACCGCTTTCCGTCGGCGGCAGGAGGAAAGGGCTTTAAGCCCCTCGCCGATTATATGCACGCCAAGGGCCTGAAGTTTGGCATTCATATTATGCGCGGCGTGCCGGTAATAGCTGTGCAGCGCAAGCTCCCCATCTTTGGGAGCAAAGCCTCCGCCGCCGATATCTACTCCAAGGAAGGCCAGGCCGGCTGGCTCCACGATATGTACACCGTGGTAGCAGGTAGGGCAGGGGCACAGGAGTACTACAACTCGCTGTTCAAGCTCTATGCCTCGTGGGGCGTTGATTTTGTGAAGGTCGATGATCTGTCGTCGCCTTACCACAAGCCGGAGGTGGAAATGATTCGGAAGGCTATTGACCTGTCGGGGCGCAAGATTGTGCTCAGCACCTCACCCGGCGAAACACCCATTGCAGAAGCCAAGCACGTGCAGGCCAACGCCAACATGTGGCGCACCGTGGGTGATTTCTGGGACAGCTGGGAGCAACTCAAGGAGCACTTTGATGTCTGCAACCGCTGGGCGCCCTTTATCCGGCCGGGTGCTTTCCCCGATGCCGATATGCTGCCGCTCGGTCACCTGGGCATCCGGGCTGAGCGGGGCGACGACCGCATGACCCGCTTCTCCCACGACGAACAGTTTACGCTGATGAGCCTCTGGAGCATCTTCCGCTCTCCGCTGATGTTTGGCGGCGATTTGCCCAGCAACGATGCCTTCACCTTGTCGTTGCTCACCAACAAGGCCGTGCTGGCTATGCACCACAACAGCACCAACAACCGCCAGCTTTTCCGCCGCGACAACCTGATTGCCTGGACCGCTGACGACCCCAAAACCGGCGACAAGTTTCTGGGTCTGTTCAACGCTCAGGACCAGGAGCTGGCCCCTGCCAATGAGGCCGCCTGGGCCAGCAACATCATCACGCGCCAAACGCCCGGCCAGATCCAGTCCGTAGACGTAGACATTACGGGCGCTACCAAGCTCTATCTCAACGTGCGTGATGGGGGCGACGACATTGCCTGGGACCACGCCGACTGGCTCAACCCCGTGCTCAGCAACGGGAGCCAAACGGTGCCGCTCAGCGCGCTGCCCTGGAAAAGCGCTTCGGCCGGTTGGGGTAAAGTCACGGCTAATAAAAGTGTATCGGGGGCCGATTTGCTGGTAGCCGGGAAGACGTATGAGCAGGGCATCGGAACACACTCCAACTCCCTGATTGAGTACGACCTGCCCGCCGGCTTCACCCGCTTCCGGGCCACGGCCGGCCTCGACAACGCGGGCGCCGCCCAGAATACCGGCGGCACGCTTCAGTTCCTGGTCTACACCAAAAACCCGTTGCGGCCCATGCCCGCCGATTCCGCCAAAATTTTCGTGACGCTGGCGCAGCTAGGCCTATCTGGGCCCTGCACCGTGCATGATCTGTGGACCGGCAAGCAGCTAGGCCAGGTAACAGGGAATTTTGCTCCCTATGTGCGTAGGCATGGCGCCAAGCTGTATCGAATATCAACGCGTGGAACGGCAACCGCTAAATAA
- a CDS encoding sodium:solute symporter family transporter — MRNNLTTLDLLVFFVYLIGVSAYGFYIYKSKQKAEQSTKDYFLAEGSLTWWAIGASMIASNISAEQFIGMSGSGFKVGVAVAAYEWVAAVVLIIVAVFFMPVYLKNKIFTMPQFLEQRYNSTLSLIMSIFWLFLYVLVNLTSILYLGALALSNLIGGDSFHIIIVLLAIFSLLISIGGMKVVGYTDVIQVVVLVVGGLVTTYIALTLVSEHFGLSGGAITGFNTLMDKAPDHFRMIFDKPTQTTPQVEIDKYLALPGIAMYFAGQWIVNLNYWGCNQYITQRALGADLHTARTGILFAGILKLMMPVIVMLPGIAAYVLYKNGALQAEMSSTGAFNSDNAYSAILTFLPNGLKGLSMAALTAAIVASLAGKVNSISTIFTLDIYKRYLNKDATEKKQVWVGRLTILAAVVLSVAMTWKDLLGIGGEGGFQFIQKYTGFISPGILAIFLLGMFWKRTTATAGIVGILAGFALSVFFNNYAPTVLGTETVLYTAFPNGHGAYEIPFLICMGLSFAITMVLMVGVSLAGPVINPRAIQLNPGMFRVSAQTMSLIVITMLMLTALYVKFW; from the coding sequence ATGCGTAATAACCTTACTACGCTTGACCTCTTGGTCTTTTTCGTTTACCTGATTGGGGTTTCGGCCTACGGGTTTTACATCTATAAGAGTAAGCAGAAGGCCGAGCAGAGTACCAAAGATTACTTTCTGGCCGAAGGCTCGCTCACGTGGTGGGCCATTGGGGCCAGCATGATTGCCTCCAACATCTCCGCCGAGCAGTTCATTGGCATGTCCGGCTCGGGCTTTAAGGTAGGGGTGGCGGTGGCCGCTTACGAGTGGGTAGCTGCCGTAGTGCTCATCATTGTGGCCGTGTTCTTTATGCCGGTGTATCTGAAGAACAAGATCTTCACGATGCCGCAGTTTCTGGAGCAGCGCTACAACTCCACGCTCAGCCTGATTATGAGTATTTTCTGGCTGTTTTTATACGTGCTGGTTAACCTAACCTCCATTTTGTACCTGGGTGCCCTGGCGTTAAGCAACCTGATTGGTGGCGACAGCTTCCACATCATCATTGTGCTGCTGGCCATCTTCTCGCTGCTCATCTCTATTGGGGGCATGAAGGTGGTAGGCTACACCGATGTGATTCAGGTGGTAGTGCTGGTAGTAGGTGGCCTGGTGACCACCTACATTGCCCTTACGCTGGTAAGTGAGCATTTTGGCTTGAGCGGAGGCGCCATCACCGGCTTCAATACCCTGATGGACAAAGCCCCCGACCACTTCCGGATGATTTTCGACAAGCCCACCCAGACCACCCCGCAGGTAGAAATAGATAAGTATCTGGCCTTGCCGGGCATTGCCATGTACTTCGCTGGCCAGTGGATTGTAAACCTGAACTACTGGGGCTGTAACCAATACATTACGCAGCGCGCCCTGGGCGCTGACCTGCACACGGCGCGCACCGGCATCCTGTTCGCAGGTATTCTGAAGCTGATGATGCCCGTGATTGTGATGCTACCCGGCATTGCGGCCTACGTGCTCTACAAAAACGGAGCTTTGCAGGCCGAAATGTCCTCTACGGGGGCTTTCAACTCCGACAATGCGTATTCGGCCATTCTCACCTTCCTGCCTAATGGCCTGAAGGGCCTAAGCATGGCGGCCCTCACGGCGGCCATTGTGGCCTCATTGGCGGGTAAGGTAAACTCTATCTCCACCATCTTCACCCTTGATATTTATAAGCGCTACCTGAACAAGGATGCCACCGAGAAGAAGCAAGTGTGGGTGGGGCGCCTGACCATTCTGGCTGCCGTGGTGCTCAGCGTGGCTATGACGTGGAAAGACCTGCTGGGTATCGGGGGCGAAGGCGGCTTCCAGTTTATTCAGAAATACACGGGCTTCATCTCGCCCGGTATTCTGGCCATCTTCCTGCTGGGCATGTTCTGGAAGCGCACTACGGCTACGGCCGGTATTGTGGGTATTCTGGCGGGCTTTGCGCTGTCGGTATTTTTCAACAACTACGCTCCCACGGTGCTGGGCACTGAAACCGTACTGTACACTGCCTTCCCCAACGGCCACGGAGCCTACGAAATCCCCTTCCTGATTTGCATGGGCCTGTCGTTCGCCATCACGATGGTGCTGATGGTAGGAGTGAGCCTGGCGGGGCCGGTAATCAACCCCCGCGCCATTCAGCTCAACCCCGGCATGTTCCGCGTGAGTGCCCAAACCATGTCGCTTATTGTCATCACCATGCTCATGCTGACGGCCTTGTACGTCAAATTCTGGTAG
- the araA gene encoding L-arabinose isomerase codes for MIDISHYEAWFITGSQHLYGPETVEQVAQHSQQIAEALGQALPIKVVYKDVLTGPDGITKLVQEANTTPNCVGLIAWMHTFSPAKMWINGLKILQKPLAHLHTQFNRDIPWGDIDMDFMNTNQSAHGDREFGFIGARLRLKRKVVVGHWQSQDVQERLSIWSRAACAWADWQGARIIRFGDNMRYVAVTEGDKVEAELKFGYSVNTYGIGDLVAVINEVSDEQVKELLATYEQEYELGDALREGGSQRESLHEAAKIEVGMRKFLQDNKAIGFTDTFEDLHGMAQLPGIATQRLMAEGYGFGGEGDWKTSALVRAMKVMGSGLPGGNSFMEDYTYHFQPGNEQVLGSHMLEICPTIAEGKAKVEVHPLGIGGKADPARLVFNCPAGPALNATIVDLGHRFRMIVNEVEAVAPEQDVPNLPVARVLWKVKPSLSVGAAAWIYAGGAHHTGYSQNLTAEYLEDFAEMAGIEYLIIDDETKLRTFKNELRYNDVAFSQR; via the coding sequence ATGATTGATATCTCTCACTACGAAGCTTGGTTTATCACCGGTAGCCAGCACCTCTATGGCCCCGAAACCGTGGAGCAAGTTGCTCAGCACTCCCAGCAAATTGCGGAGGCCCTAGGCCAGGCGCTACCTATCAAGGTAGTGTACAAAGACGTACTGACAGGCCCCGATGGCATCACCAAGCTGGTGCAGGAAGCCAATACTACCCCCAACTGCGTAGGCCTCATTGCCTGGATGCACACCTTCTCGCCGGCCAAAATGTGGATCAACGGCTTGAAAATTCTGCAGAAACCGTTGGCCCACCTGCATACCCAGTTCAACCGCGACATTCCGTGGGGCGACATCGACATGGACTTCATGAACACCAACCAGTCGGCGCACGGCGACCGGGAATTTGGGTTCATTGGCGCGCGCCTGCGCCTGAAGCGCAAAGTGGTGGTAGGCCACTGGCAAAGCCAGGACGTGCAGGAGCGCCTCAGCATCTGGAGCCGCGCCGCCTGCGCCTGGGCCGATTGGCAAGGTGCCCGCATCATTCGCTTCGGCGACAACATGCGCTACGTAGCCGTAACCGAAGGCGACAAAGTAGAAGCCGAGCTCAAGTTTGGCTACTCCGTGAACACCTATGGCATCGGCGACCTGGTGGCCGTGATTAATGAGGTAAGCGACGAGCAGGTGAAGGAGCTGCTGGCTACTTACGAGCAAGAGTACGAGCTGGGCGATGCGCTTCGTGAAGGTGGTAGCCAGCGCGAGTCACTGCATGAGGCGGCCAAGATTGAGGTGGGCATGCGCAAGTTCCTGCAAGACAACAAGGCCATCGGGTTCACCGATACCTTTGAGGACCTGCACGGCATGGCGCAGCTGCCCGGCATTGCCACCCAGCGCCTGATGGCGGAGGGCTACGGCTTTGGGGGCGAAGGCGACTGGAAAACCTCGGCGCTGGTGCGCGCCATGAAAGTGATGGGCAGTGGCCTACCCGGCGGCAACTCTTTCATGGAGGACTACACCTACCACTTCCAGCCCGGTAACGAGCAGGTGCTCGGCTCGCACATGCTGGAAATCTGCCCCACCATTGCCGAAGGCAAAGCCAAAGTAGAAGTGCACCCCCTCGGCATTGGGGGCAAGGCCGATCCGGCCCGTTTGGTATTCAACTGCCCTGCTGGTCCGGCCCTGAATGCTACGATTGTGGACCTAGGCCACCGCTTCCGCATGATTGTGAACGAGGTAGAAGCTGTAGCTCCCGAGCAGGATGTGCCTAACCTGCCCGTAGCCCGCGTGCTTTGGAAAGTGAAGCCCAGCCTAAGTGTGGGTGCTGCCGCCTGGATTTATGCCGGCGGTGCTCACCACACCGGCTACAGCCAAAACCTGACCGCCGAGTACCTCGAAGACTTCGCGGAAATGGCGGGCATCGAGTACCTCATCATCGACGACGAAACCAAGCTGCGCACTTTCAAAAACGAACTACGCTACAACGACGTGGCCTTTAGCCAGCGTTAG
- a CDS encoding L-ribulose-5-phosphate 4-epimerase — protein sequence MSQFQELKQACYEANMQLPELGLVLFTFGNASVVDRSQRVFAIKPSGVPYATLKPEDIVIVDFANNMVEGTKRPSSDTKTHAVLYSHWEHIGGIVHTHSTYATAWAQAQLDIPILGTTHADHLTADIPCAPPMSDDMIAGDYEHQTGRQIIKEFQRRGLSPEEVEMVLLSNHAPFTWGKTVEKAVYHSAVLEEVARMAYLSCTLRPDVPRLKEALIQKHYERKHGANSYYGQS from the coding sequence ATGAGTCAGTTTCAGGAATTAAAGCAGGCCTGCTACGAGGCCAACATGCAGCTGCCCGAGCTAGGGCTGGTGCTCTTCACCTTCGGCAACGCCAGCGTGGTAGACCGCAGCCAGCGTGTGTTTGCCATCAAGCCCAGCGGAGTGCCCTACGCCACGCTAAAGCCCGAAGACATCGTGATTGTGGACTTCGCCAACAACATGGTAGAAGGCACCAAGCGGCCTTCTTCGGATACCAAAACTCACGCGGTACTCTACAGCCACTGGGAGCATATTGGCGGCATTGTGCACACGCACTCCACCTATGCCACGGCCTGGGCTCAGGCGCAGCTGGATATCCCGATTCTGGGCACTACGCACGCCGACCACCTCACGGCCGACATCCCCTGCGCGCCGCCCATGTCTGATGACATGATTGCGGGCGACTATGAGCACCAAACGGGCAGGCAGATTATCAAGGAATTTCAGCGCCGTGGGCTTTCGCCGGAGGAAGTGGAAATGGTATTGCTGAGCAACCATGCGCCCTTTACCTGGGGTAAAACGGTAGAAAAAGCCGTGTACCACAGCGCCGTGCTGGAGGAAGTAGCCCGCATGGCCTACCTCAGCTGCACCCTGCGCCCCGACGTGCCCCGCCTGAAGGAAGCCCTCATTCAAAAGCACTATGAGCGCAAGCATGGTGCAAACTCCTATTACGGACAGAGCTAA
- a CDS encoding family 43 glycosylhydrolase, whose translation MNTTCTTSSLEPQKASWPAAIKLHRSIKLLALLLGLSLGLNTGAYALQGNDNCHDPSSIIKDGNKYWVFTTGTDIYAMYSYDLVKWESGPKTVFNGIRPAWIAAKAPNFKGDYWAPECIYRNGKYYLYYSLTDAFGSNVSAIGLATNVTLDPANPSYQWVDQGEVISSTTSSAFNAIDPAIVTDASGGLWMTFGSFFKGIGLIKLDGVTGKRSGTSFSWIAGNVAADGVTRNNSGSEAPYLVRNGNYYYLFINKGACCQGSSSTYYIQVGRSTSITGPYLDKNGVDLNRNGGTTLIATSGNYVGPGHVGLFQEGGANYLTHHYYDSNQNGRARLSVSNMGWDAASWPFITRDWVASGRYTLTNQNSGLVWDAWGCTGTSGQAIAQGSPAGLNCQQWNLTPVGNGEYKITSAVGAGLAADVYGNSSSNGAVLQLYPYSGGANQRFKIERASGGTYVLSSVNGNRVVEVPACSATAGVQLALYDYLGNNCQKWGIAPATAAKVLAAQPAKAAQFSLYPNPSTRGHFTIMLGPEMLGTVVQVELTDAKGQRVYSLTSSGKEALPIAAGVPAGLYLLQVSGAGRTYTQKVVVQ comes from the coding sequence ATGAACACTACTTGTACCACCTCATCGTTGGAGCCCCAAAAAGCTTCATGGCCAGCTGCCATAAAACTACACCGCTCTATTAAGCTGCTGGCTTTACTGCTGGGCTTATCTCTGGGACTCAATACCGGCGCGTATGCCCTCCAGGGAAACGATAACTGCCACGACCCATCTAGCATCATCAAGGATGGCAACAAATACTGGGTATTTACTACCGGCACCGACATCTACGCCATGTATTCTTATGACCTGGTGAAGTGGGAATCGGGCCCAAAAACCGTGTTCAACGGCATCCGCCCAGCCTGGATTGCGGCCAAGGCTCCCAACTTTAAGGGCGACTACTGGGCCCCTGAGTGCATCTATCGGAACGGAAAGTATTACCTATACTACTCTCTCACCGATGCCTTTGGCTCCAATGTTTCGGCCATAGGCCTAGCCACCAATGTTACCCTGGACCCTGCCAACCCCAGCTACCAGTGGGTAGACCAGGGCGAGGTAATTTCCAGCACTACCAGCAGCGCCTTCAACGCCATCGACCCCGCCATTGTAACGGATGCCAGCGGCGGACTCTGGATGACCTTCGGCTCGTTCTTCAAAGGTATTGGCCTGATTAAGCTCGATGGTGTTACGGGGAAGCGCTCCGGTACCAGCTTCAGCTGGATAGCCGGCAACGTGGCCGCCGATGGCGTAACACGCAACAACAGTGGGAGCGAAGCACCTTACCTTGTGCGCAACGGCAATTATTACTACCTGTTCATCAATAAGGGCGCCTGCTGTCAGGGCTCCAGCAGCACCTATTACATTCAGGTGGGGCGCTCCACTAGTATCACGGGGCCTTACCTCGACAAAAACGGTGTTGATCTGAATCGCAACGGCGGTACTACCCTCATTGCCACCAGCGGAAATTACGTGGGCCCCGGCCACGTAGGCCTGTTTCAGGAAGGCGGCGCCAACTACCTCACACATCATTACTACGATTCCAACCAAAATGGCCGTGCGCGCCTAAGCGTGAGCAACATGGGCTGGGATGCTGCCAGTTGGCCCTTTATCACCCGCGACTGGGTGGCTAGTGGCCGTTACACGCTCACCAACCAGAACAGTGGCTTGGTGTGGGATGCCTGGGGCTGCACGGGTACTTCGGGCCAAGCTATTGCCCAGGGCAGCCCCGCCGGCCTCAACTGCCAGCAGTGGAACCTAACGCCGGTTGGAAACGGCGAGTACAAGATCACGTCGGCGGTAGGAGCAGGTCTAGCTGCCGATGTGTATGGCAATAGCTCCAGTAATGGGGCCGTGCTGCAACTCTATCCCTATAGCGGCGGAGCAAACCAGCGGTTCAAAATTGAGCGGGCTAGTGGCGGCACGTATGTGTTGTCATCAGTGAATGGAAACCGCGTGGTGGAAGTGCCCGCCTGTTCAGCTACGGCTGGCGTACAGCTAGCCCTTTACGATTATCTGGGCAACAACTGTCAGAAATGGGGTATTGCGCCCGCCACAGCGGCTAAAGTTTTGGCCGCGCAGCCTGCCAAAGCCGCGCAGTTCAGCCTCTACCCAAACCCCAGCACCCGCGGCCACTTTACCATTATGCTTGGTCCTGAAATGTTAGGAACAGTGGTACAGGTAGAGCTAACTGATGCGAAAGGCCAGCGTGTGTATTCACTCACGAGCTCTGGCAAAGAGGCCCTGCCCATAGCAGCCGGTGTCCCGGCTGGCCTTTACCTGCTGCAGGTCAGTGGAGCGGGCCGCACTTATACGCAGAAGGTAGTAGTGCAATAA